One segment of Rubripirellula amarantea DNA contains the following:
- a CDS encoding SHD1 domain-containing protein, producing MKRSVRHYFQWSLVLALTVILGASPVSAGWLLNKIRCGHQQSCGTVTCCVVPAPAPACCPPPAPTCCPEPAPVTCCDSGAIEVIGQPIMEAPMMASPIEAPCCEYPVEVPSYESYPVESGTPMDMSGGVIVDDTMMNQPIIESYDSGSVIESAPIERPFESNVVEPAPVETAPVDPAPIDSPSDTPEPAPAADAADAAPVAPATPEPAEDDNLFDAPAEDTTPAPAEEAAEPMDDLFGGDEPAVDDAPKAEAEADDLFGAPTDEAPAAEAAPEDDLFGAPTDEAPEMEAAPEDDLFGAPADEAPAAEAGPEDDLFGAPEDAAPEAEAAPMDDLFSDPPAEEAAPANEPMDDLFSDPPTDKAPAEDTSIDDLFGESSNDDSTETALDDLFGSSDDDTNVTPEDAETDLSIEDLFSANQVETESDVESPSVTSTGEIQVVSHEQRELEALDVTRVRTWIDNTGRYHTEGRLIEITETGIRLEKSNGRTCTVPHSRLCEADAAYVDSIKEDFANARVAVLTSK from the coding sequence ATGAAGCGTTCGGTCCGACATTACTTCCAATGGTCACTCGTACTTGCCCTGACGGTTATCTTGGGCGCAAGTCCGGTATCGGCTGGTTGGCTGCTTAACAAGATTCGCTGCGGTCATCAACAAAGCTGTGGCACTGTGACCTGCTGCGTTGTCCCAGCGCCGGCACCTGCTTGCTGCCCGCCACCGGCACCTACCTGTTGTCCCGAACCGGCACCAGTGACCTGCTGTGACTCGGGTGCTATCGAGGTAATTGGCCAACCGATCATGGAAGCGCCGATGATGGCATCGCCCATCGAAGCACCCTGTTGCGAGTATCCGGTTGAGGTTCCTTCGTACGAGTCCTATCCGGTCGAATCAGGGACTCCAATGGATATGTCCGGCGGTGTGATCGTGGATGACACCATGATGAACCAACCCATCATCGAAAGTTACGATTCGGGCAGCGTAATCGAGTCGGCGCCAATCGAGCGTCCGTTCGAATCGAACGTGGTCGAGCCCGCTCCCGTCGAAACAGCACCCGTCGATCCAGCTCCCATCGACTCACCATCGGACACGCCCGAACCTGCACCTGCAGCCGACGCAGCCGACGCTGCTCCTGTAGCGCCAGCGACTCCAGAGCCAGCTGAGGACGATAATCTGTTTGACGCTCCTGCAGAGGATACAACGCCCGCTCCCGCTGAAGAGGCTGCGGAACCGATGGACGATCTATTCGGTGGCGATGAGCCAGCGGTAGACGATGCTCCCAAGGCAGAAGCAGAAGCCGATGACTTGTTCGGTGCACCAACGGATGAGGCTCCCGCGGCTGAAGCGGCACCGGAAGACGATTTGTTCGGCGCTCCAACGGATGAGGCTCCAGAAATGGAAGCTGCTCCTGAGGACGACTTGTTCGGTGCTCCAGCAGACGAGGCTCCTGCCGCAGAAGCCGGTCCAGAAGATGACTTGTTTGGTGCTCCTGAGGACGCGGCTCCTGAAGCGGAAGCTGCGCCAATGGACGACTTGTTTAGCGATCCTCCCGCTGAGGAAGCTGCACCTGCGAACGAACCAATGGACGACCTATTCAGTGATCCACCAACCGATAAAGCTCCTGCTGAAGACACCAGCATCGATGACCTGTTTGGTGAGTCATCGAATGATGATTCAACAGAAACAGCTCTTGATGATTTGTTCGGTAGCTCCGACGACGACACCAACGTCACACCTGAGGATGCTGAAACCGATTTGAGCATCGAAGATCTATTCAGTGCCAATCAAGTTGAAACCGAAAGCGACGTAGAATCGCCAAGCGTTACTTCGACAGGCGAAATCCAAGTGGTTTCCCACGAACAACGCGAACTAGAAGCGTTGGATGTCACGCGAGTACGGACCTGGATTGATAATACCGGTCGGTACCACACCGAAGGTCGATTGATCGAGATCACCGAAACCGGCATTCGGTTGGAGAAATCCAACGGACGCACCTGCACCGTTCCTCACTCGCGTTTGTGCGAAGCGGACGCAGCCTATGTTGATTCCATCAAGGAAGATTTCGCAAACGCTCGTGTTGCGGTATTGACCAGCAAGTAG
- a CDS encoding GrpB family protein gives MSTEPVRLMHYDPRWRQEFEQTRSSILFSCDGWVTGVHHIGSTAISGLIARPTIDVIATVESDQAIGNATSLIEGLNFRSVDTPLWADGAQTLIKPRHLSAEDSDVTHRIFLVVHKASNLPSMMLGRCTLVRDYLIANPEVAIELEERKVSIWREQSGDFAAYQQTKADFFSSLQDRIDG, from the coding sequence ATGTCCACAGAGCCCGTTCGCCTGATGCATTACGATCCGCGATGGCGACAAGAGTTCGAACAAACTCGCAGCAGCATTTTGTTTAGCTGTGATGGCTGGGTCACTGGAGTTCATCACATTGGTAGCACGGCGATTTCCGGGCTAATCGCTCGCCCAACAATCGACGTGATCGCCACGGTGGAATCTGACCAAGCGATTGGCAATGCGACCAGTCTTATCGAAGGACTGAACTTCAGATCCGTGGACACACCGCTGTGGGCCGACGGTGCGCAGACTCTCATCAAGCCTCGACATCTTTCAGCAGAGGATTCTGATGTCACCCATCGAATCTTCCTTGTCGTTCACAAAGCATCAAACTTGCCTTCCATGATGCTTGGCCGCTGCACCCTGGTTCGCGACTACTTAATCGCCAACCCAGAGGTGGCGATCGAGTTGGAGGAACGCAAAGTGAGCATTTGGCGTGAACAGTCCGGCGACTTTGCCGCGTATCAGCAGACGAAGGCAGACTTTTTTTCAAGTCTTCAGGACCGCATCGACGGTTAG